Proteins from a single region of Gossypium arboreum isolate Shixiya-1 chromosome 1, ASM2569848v2, whole genome shotgun sequence:
- the LOC108481230 gene encoding extensin, producing MSKPPRFDLLLVLLFTVIALASNSVTVATPITQQFKEALQFYNSPDCAVLVDEDESDGEASILIPAFVILVAIWISAFNLDYMVLGEDSSALLPSPSLSGYPSYGAPPSPQSFSGYPSYGASPPPPPPSSISTYPSYRAPTPPSRPAQANCPPPPVPVQCCQYPYHPNPNEYYQPVDDHSPTPYSPLSTFSIVIFCCFILALSMR from the exons ATGAGTAAACCACCACGCTTTGATTTGCTCCTTGTGTTACTCTTCACTGTCATTGCCTTGGCCTCTAATAGTGTCACCGTCGCTACACCAATAACCCAACAATTCAAAGAAGCCCTACAATTCTACAACTCTCCAGATTGTGCTGTGCTGGTTGATGAAGATGAATCAGACGGTGAAGCCTCCATCTT GATTCCAGCATTTGTCATCCTTGTGGCGATTTGGATATCAGCCTTCAACCTTGATTACATGGTTTTAGGGGAGGATTCTAGTGCACTCTTGCCATCACCATCTCTTTCTGGCTATCCTTCGTATGGAGCTCCTCCATCACCCCAATCTTTTTCTGGCTATCCTTCATATGGAGCTTCTCCGCCACCACCACCACCCTCGTCTATTTCCACCTATCCTTCATATAGAGCTCCAACTCCGCCATCACGTCCAGCTCAAGCTAACTGTCCGCCACCACCAGTTCCAGTACAGTGTTGCCAGTACCCCTACCATCCAAATCCTAATGAATACTACCAGCCTGTTGATGACCATTCACCTACTCCTTATTCACCCCTTTCCACCTTTTCCATTGTAATATTTTGCTGTTTTATTCTAGCTCTATCTATGCGCTAA